A section of the Lampris incognitus isolate fLamInc1 chromosome 8, fLamInc1.hap2, whole genome shotgun sequence genome encodes:
- the LOC130116389 gene encoding F-box only protein 40-like, which translates to MIRSQRFRRSKSGLHVHCESCYSRRCRARVEVSVSCAVVPCRLLCGAVFHLCKEEEHLLLCPNVRVPCLNAKYGCPLTMTRSCRGAHLQACPASVVCCSMEWLRWPVDNTSPHHNIALQENVLMKADGRQGEALDIAMTLVDQDDLYSRLKMRPLYPELMEEGEGEEEEKREVEQEDRATGGLVSSVLTNKAADGSPPAPSSAEKGACLSENGVGEETAKNKPGQQSSAGIDVAKHKLMEMMFSMEKGGCEVAQANQGSPEQRTNPGEKGRSPSRENPNKDGKEHGVGEKTAASDEREAVMGGSAGAKTVPLPDTNKMGLAPWQDGVLERLREEATPHEYNMYLVHHGRMLLTFGQIEACTPRERDFVYGSLEPIPVQTLRSFKVPVSYRYKRRVQFYDTSARAQSVTCSVDTSDLEVGEENWNSDEAEATLLGYAEIEVMGHKISESKGTDGLYVDVGTQTHSFRTAPFKRTTTLAEVMVDRPRKLHLQLQAESVTSRHNKASSVFTFLCGHTFHRREFPTHFRNVHSDIQTCLSGWFEQRCPLAYLGCTYSQRRFQPSTHEATVTYNQKLRTFNLSPALPVSLEEASVPLRSSTEKREETGGDGGGRGQKSLSALPYEVLCHVASFLDSLSLSQLALVSHLMREVCASLLQERGMVTLRWERETYSHGRAKWKAKTVWEFSHLFSSVDSWHFVDIPPMSSHLKVCPYYEISPHSEPAPLPGMSELQGLQQDRQSLVHQFIGNRSKR; encoded by the exons ATGATCAGG AGCCAACGCTTCCGACGCTCCAAGTCCGGACTCCACGTCCACTGTGAGTCCTGCTACAGCCGGCGCTGCAGGGCCCGAGTGGAGGTCTCTGTGTCCTGTGCGGTCGTACCGTGCCGCCTGCTGTGCGGTGCCGTCTTCCACCTGTGCAAAGAGGAGGAGCACCTGCTGCTCTGCCCCAACGTGAGGGTCCCCTGCCTCAACGCCAAGTACGGCTGCCCGCTCACCATGACCCGCTCCTGTCGGGGGGCACACCTGCAGGCCTGCCCGGCCAGCGTGGTCTGCTGCTCCATGGAGTGGCTTCGCTGGCCGGTTGACAATACCAGCCCACACCACAACATAGCCCTGCAGGAGAACGTGCTGATGAAGGCGGATGGGAGGCAGGGGGAGGCCCTAGACATAGCCATGACGTTGGTCGATCAGGACGACCTCTACTCTCGGCTGAAGATGAGGCCCCTCTACCCGGAGCtgatggaggagggggagggggaggaggaggagaaaagggagGTAGAGCAAGAAGACAGGGCAACAGGAGGACTTGTTAGCAGTGTCCTCACAAACAAAGCTGCCGATGGAA GTCCTCCTGCACCCTCCTCTGCAGAGAAGGGTGCTTGTTTGAGTGAGAATGGTGTTGGTGAAGAAACTGCTAAGAACAAACCAGGGCAACAGTCCAGCGCAGGAATTGACGTGGCGAAACACAAGCTGATGGAGATGATGTTCAGCATGGAGAAAGGTGGCTGTGAAGTGGCCCAGGCAAACCAGGGCAGTCCTGAACAAAGGACAAATCCTGGGGAGAAGGGGAGGTCTCCAAGCAGAGAGAATCCAAACAAGGACGGGAAAGAGCACGgagtaggagagaaaacagcAGCCTCGGATGAGAGAGAAGCAGTGATGGGAGGGAGCGCTGGGGCCAAAACCGTTCCCCTGCCAGACACCAACAAGATGGGCCTGGCGCCGTGGCAGGACGGGGTGCTGGAACGTCTGAGGGAAGAGGCCACCCCACATGAGTACAATATGTACCTGGTGCACCATGGGCGAATGCTCCTCACCTTTGGGCAGATTGAGGCCTgcacaccgagagagagagactttgtcTATGGAAGCCTGGAGCCCATCCCTGTCCAGACTTTGCGCTCTTTCAAG GTCCCTGTCAGTTACCGCTACAAGCGACGGGTCCAATTTTATGACACATCTGCGCGGGCCCAGAGCGTGACATGCAGTGTGGACACGTCTGACCTCGAGGTCGGGGAAGAGAACTGGAACAGTGATGAAGCAGAGGCCACTCTGCTAGGCTACGCAGAGATAGAGGTCATGGGTCACAAG ATCAGTGAGAGCAAGGGAACTGATGGGCTGTATGTGGACGTGGGAACACAAACGCACTCTTTTCGCACGGCACCATTTAAACGCACCACTACCCTGGCAGAGGTGATGGTGGACAGACCGCGGAAGCTTCATCTCCAGCTGCAGGCTGAGAGTGTCACCAGCAGACACAACAAGGCCAGCTCCGTCTTCACCTTCCTCTGTGGACACACCTTCCACCGCAGAGAGTTCCCCACACACTTCAG GAATGTTCACAGTGACATCCAGACGTGTTTGAGCGGTTGGTTTGAACAGAGGTGCCCCCTCGCCTACCTGGGCTGCACCTACAGCCAAAGAAGGTTTCAGCCTTCTACACATGAGGCCACCGTCACCTACAA ccagaaactGAGGACTTTCAACCTGAGTCCTGCCCTCCCCGTGTCTCTAGAGGAGGCCTCCGTGCCTCTTCGAAGCTccacagaaaagagagaagagacggGAGGcgatggaggaggaagaggacagaAGTCTCTGAGTGCCCTGCCCTATGAGGTGCTGTGTCACGTGGCCAGTTTCTTAGACAGCCTGTCCCTGTCCCAGCTGGCCCTGGTGTCCCACCTCATGAGGGAGGTGTGCGCCTCCCTGCTGCAGGAGAGAGGGATGGTCACCCTCAGGTGGGAGAGGGAGACCTACTCACATGGCAGAGCCAAGTGGAAAGCCAAAACA GTGTGGGAGTTCAGCCACCTCTTCTCCTCGGTGGATTCGTGGCATTTTGTAGACATCCCCCCTATGTCTTCACATCTGAAAGTCTGTCCCTACTATGAGATCTCTCCGCACAGTGAGCCGGCTCCCCTGCCAGGCATGAGTGAGCTGCAGGGGCTCCAACAGGATAGACAGAGCCTGGTCCATCAGTTCATTGGAAACAGATCAAAACGCTGA